From a single Lolium rigidum isolate FL_2022 chromosome 7, APGP_CSIRO_Lrig_0.1, whole genome shotgun sequence genomic region:
- the LOC124672672 gene encoding uncharacterized protein LOC124672672 — protein sequence MARLLLLCLVSSHLAVTAVMARQFPADGGARAITADAPSAAAGYRLHVHSLLESFAGSPLGSAHHAPHRHNPFDSHFAGGKIILGGLAAAIITSVFCYIRITRAKKITEPKT from the coding sequence ATGGCCCGGTTACTCCTCCTCTGCCTGGTGTCTAGCCATCTAGCCGTGACCGCCGTCATGGCGCGGCAGTTCCCTGCCGACGGCGGCGCGAGGGCCATCACAGCAGACGCTCCTTCTGCTGCGGCTGGTTATCGGCTGCATGTCCATTCACTTCTGGAGTCCTTCGCCGGATCGCCACTGGGCTCGGCGCACCACGCGCCGCACAGGCACAACCCCTTCGACAGCCACTTCGCCGGGGGCAAGATCATACTGGGCGGCCTCGCGGCGGCGATCATCACTTCCGTCTTCTGCTACATCCGCATCACCAGGGCGAAGAAGATCACCGAGCCAAAAACTTGA